The following proteins come from a genomic window of Larimichthys crocea isolate SSNF chromosome XV, L_crocea_2.0, whole genome shotgun sequence:
- the rab5if gene encoding GEL complex subunit OPTI: protein MTSSTKRKEESHLLNGGVKQSTWSKAFNSNAVWEEKDEFLDVIYWLRQIIAVILGVIWGVAPLKGFLGIAIFCIINAGVLYVYFSSFQQIDEEEYGGTWELTKEGFMTSFALFLVVWIIFYTALHFD from the exons ATGACGAGCAGTACGAAGCGGAAAGAAGAAAGTCATCTGCTGAATGGAGGTGTAAAACAGTCCACATGGAGCAAAGCCTTCAACAGTAATgctgtctgggaggagaag gACGAGTTTTTAGATGTGATTTACTGGCTTCGGCAAATTATTGCAGTAATCCTCGGTGTGATATGGGGTGTTGCACCGTTGAAAGGATTTCTGGGAATAGCCAT attcTGCATCATCAACGCTGGCGTCCTGTATGTATACTTCAGCAGCTTTCAGCAGATTGATGAGGAAGAGTATGGAGGCACGTGGGAACTCACCAAAGAAGGCTTCATGACGTCTTTTGCTCTGTTTCTG GTGGTGTGGATAATCTTTTACACAGCTCTACATTTTGACTGA
- the dhx35 gene encoding probable ATP-dependent RNA helicase DHX35 has translation MAAPLSTMKFWKPGAEAPGISEERELNTETTGSPIIFNPHTALSIEKQRQKLPVFKHRNNILYLVESFQTVIIVGETGCGKTTQIPQYLLEAGWAAEGKVIGVTQPRRVAAISVANRVAEERGALLGHEVGYTIRFDDCSDPHATRIKFLTDGMLVREMMADPLLKKYSVLMLDEAHERTLYTDIAIGLLKKIQKKRQDLRLIVASATLDAKKFHDFFNLNESGDPNKDTCGILTVEGRTFPVDVFYTVSPVPDYVKATVETVLKIHETEDDGDVLAFLTGQEEVEKVVSLLQDQARTLSRYGMKKHLKILPMYSGLPYAEQMKVFERAPSTVRKVVVATNIAETSITINGVVFVIDCAFVKLRAYNPRTAIESLVVTPISKASASQRAGRAGRNRPGKCFRLYTEEDFEKLPASTVPEMQRTNLAPVILQLKALGIDNVLRFSFLSPPPAQTMVQALELLYALGGLDHYGRLTDPMGVRMAEFPLSPMFAKMLLESGNFGCSKEIVTIAAMMQIQNIFVVPPNQKKAAAREHRKFAVAEGDHLTMLNVYEAFIKHQKSSQWCQEHFLNYKGLLRAVTVREQLRRLMNKFKVPRTSSEGDPDVILKCIVFGFFANAARIHHSGSYRTLRDDRELHIHPNSVLFGEKPPKWVVFNEVVQTAKYYMRDVTAVESSWLVELAPHFYKQAKHGSLASKRSRVL, from the exons ATGGCGGCTCCCCTTTCCACGATGAAATTTTGGAAGCCGG GAGCTGAGGCACCAGGGatctcagaggagagggagctCAACACAGAGACCACCGGGTCCCCCATCATCTTCAACCCGCACACCGCCCTCTCTATAGAGAAACAACGACAGAAACTCCCCGTTTTCAAG cacagaaacaacatCTTATACTTAGTGGAGAGCTTCCAGACGGTCATCATAGTCGGTGAGACTGGATGTGGGAAGACAACACAGATACCTCAG TACCTGCTGGAAGCTGGCTGGGCAGCGGAGGGGAAGGTGATCGGAGTGACACAGCCTCGACGTGTGGCTGCTATCTCT GTAGCTAATCGTGTAGCAGAGGAGCGGGGGGCCCTGCTGGGACATGAAGTTGGTTATACTATCCGGTTTGATGACTGCTCTGATCCCCACGCCACGAGGATCAAA TTCCTTACAGATGGCATGCTGGTGCGGGAGATGATGGCTGATCCTCTTTTGAAAAAATACAG TGTGCTGATGCTAGATGAAGCCCACGAGAGAACCCTGTATACAGACATAGCCATCGGTCTACTAAAGAAG ATTCAGAAAAAGCGGCAAGACTTGAGGCTGATTGTGGCCTCTGCCACTCTGGATGCCAAG AAATTCCACGACTTCTTCAACCTGAACGAGTCCGGAGATCCCAACAAGGACACATGTGGGATTCTGACAGTGGAGGGACGCACCTTTCCAGTGGACGTCTTCTACACTGTCAG TCCTGTCCCAGACTACGTGAAGGCCACAGTGGAAACAGTGCTGAAGATCCATGAGACAGAGGATGATGGAGATGTCCTGGCTTTTCTTACTGGGCAG GAAGAGGTGGAGAAGGTGGTGTCCCTTCTGCAGGACCAGGCCAGGACTCTGTCACGATATGGCATGAAGAAACACCTGAAAATTTTGCCCATGTACTCTGGTCTACCTTACGCTGAGCAGATGAAGGTCTTTGAGAGGGCACCCTCCACTGTTCGCAAG GTCGTGGTGGCCACTAACATAGCTGAGACCTCCATCACTATAAATGGAGTTGTATTTGTCATCGACTGTGCGTTTGTGAAGTTGCGAGCCTATAATCCTCGCACTGCCATTGAATCGCTGGTGGTCACCCCCATCTCCAAGGCTTCAGCCAGCCAGAGAGCTGGGAGAGCCGGACGAAACCGACCTGGGAAATGCTTTAGACTATACACGG AGGAGGACTTTGAGAAACTGCCTGCCTCTACTGTGCCAGAGATGCAGCGCACCAATTTGGCTCCTGTCATCCTGCAGCTCAAAGCATTAGGCATTGACAACGTGCTGCGGTTCAGCTTCCTTTCT cctcctccagctcaaACCATGGTTCAGGCTTTAGAGCTGCTCTACGCTCTGGGAG GTCTGGACCATTACGGCCGTTTGACAGATCCCATGGGTGTGCGGATGGCAGAGTTTCCTCTCAGTCCCATGTTTGCCAAGATGCTCCTGGAGTCTGGAAACTTTGGCTGCTCCAAAGAGATTGTTACCATTGCAGCAATGATGCAGATTCAGAATATATTTGTCGTGCCACCCAATCAGAAGAAAGCTGCC GCTCGAGAGCACAGGAAGTTTGCGGTGGCTGAGGGAGACCACCTCACCATGCTGAATGTGTATGAAGCATTCATtaag CACCAGAAGAGCTCCCAGTGGTGTCAGGAACACTTCCTCAATTATAAGGGTCTGCTGCGGGCTGTGACTGTACGAGAGCAGCTCCGGCGTCTCATGAATAAGTTTAAGGTACCACGGACTTCCAgtgaag GTGACCCTGATGTGATCTTGAAGTGcattgtgtttggttttttcGCTAATGCAGCTCGCATTCACCATTCTGGTTCCTACCG GACTTTACGAGACGATCGTGAGCTTCACATCCACCCCAACTCAGTGCTGTTTGGAGAGAAACCTCCAAAATG GGTTGTTTTCAATGAGGTGGTGCAGACGGCAAAATACTACATGCGTGATGTGACTGCTGTTGAGTCTTCCTGGTTGGTTGAGTTGGCCCCTCATTTTTACAAGCAGGCCAAG CATGGTTCACTGGCCAGCAAGAGGTCCCGGGTCCTCTAA